In Drosophila mauritiana strain mau12 unplaced genomic scaffold, ASM438214v1 Y_09, whole genome shotgun sequence, a single window of DNA contains:
- the LOC117149986 gene encoding dynein beta chain, ciliary-like has protein sequence MCIPEIIPPSQDALFHILNSILSQHMDNPIQKFDKSVIKLCENMVTTAITLHLKVVSSFLPTAIKFHYNFNLRDIANIFTGVLYSNSETCPNSNQMIRLWIHECYRVYGDKLVDYTDINSFKKIVSDIVRKGIEGVNDDVVYAQPLIYCHFSKGLTDIKYMPISGWDRLKSLLDEAQDRYNDYIGAMNLVLFDDAMSHVCRISRILESSRGYALLIGVGGSGKQSLTRLASFISSLDVFQIQLTKDYSVSDLKANIATLYMKAGVKTSACCFLMTDSEVAREQFLVLVNDLLASGDIHELFPDDEVENIVNAVRNEVKQLGIVDNRENCWKYFIEKVRSLLKVVLCFSPVGATLRVRSRKFPALVNCTTIDWFHEWPQQALESVSLRFLSEITVLPKELALPVSNFMAFVHKTVNDISKLYLANAKRYNYTTPKSFLELIALYSKLLHEKVKANLDRRLRLENGLIKLASCTKEVDALQDVLKVQEVELKIKNQEADNLIIVVGTENEKVSKERAFASKEEKNVRQIEEDVTAKAKLCEEDFLKAQPALIAAQEALNTLNKNNLTELKSFGSPPDAVVSVCGAVLVLFSSKGKIPKDRSWKACRALMGNVDKFLDNLINYDKKHIHPDVIKALQPYILDAEFSPEKILAKSSAAAGLCSWVININRFYDVYLVVEPKERALLESEKELKDARDKLTALNLRLTELEEQLNALQMEYDEALAKKQKCQDEADKTAFTIDIANRLIGGLATEKIRWMDSVK, from the exons ATGTGTATCCCAGAAATAAT CCCCCCTAGTCAGGATGCTTTGTTTCATATCCTTAACTCGATACTTTCGCAACACATGGACAACCCCATTCAGAAATTCGACAAATCCGTTATAAAGCTTTGTGAAAATATGGTGACAACAGCTATAACTCTGCATCTAAAAGTGGTTTCCTCCTTTTTACCTACTGCTATTAAGTTCCATTATAACTTTAATCTGCGGGATATAGCCAATATATTTACG GGTGTCCTATATTCCAACAGCGAGACATGCCCCAATTCCAATCAAATGATCCGACTTTGGATTCACGAGTGTTACCGTGTGTACGGAGACAAGTTAGTAGATTACACCGATATCAATAGCTTTAAGAAAATAGTTTCTGATATAGTCCGCAAAGGCATAGAAGGCGTCAACGATGATGTTGTATACGCCCAGCCGCTTATTTATTGTCACTTTTCGAAAGGTTTGACAGATATTAAATATATGCCTATATCAGGATGGGATCGCCTAAAAAGTCTTTTAGATGAGGCACAAGATCGTTATAATGATTATATAGGCGCCAtgaatttagttctttttGACGACGCAATGTCTCATGTGTGTCGTATCAGTCGAATTCTTGAATCATCCAGAGGATATGCACTTCTTATTGGTGTTGGAGGATCGGGAAAACAAAGTCTTACTCGACTGGCATCATTCATTTCATCTTTGGATGTGTTCCAGATACAGCTTACAAAGGACTACAGCGTAAGTGACCTTAAAGCAAATATTGCTACTTTATACATGAAAGCTGGCGTGAAAACAAGTGCTTGCTGCTTTCTAATGACTGACTCAGAGGTAGCTCGAGAGCAGTTCCTAGTCCTTGTAAATGACCTTCTTGCTTCAGGCGATATTCATGAATTGTTCCCAGATGACGAGGTGGAAAATATTGTTAACGCTGTTCGAAATGAGGTAAAGCAGCTGGGAATTGTAGATAATCGCGAAAACTGTTGGAAGTACTTTATCGAAAAGGTTCGTAGCTTGCTTAAGGTAGTACTTTGCTTTTCGCCAGTGGGTGCCACTCTTCGTGTTCGATCTCGCAAGTTTCCAGCTTTAGTCAACTGCACCACTATTGACTGGTTTCACGAGTGGCCGCAGCAAGCATTGGAGTCAGTATCGCTTAGGTTCCTTTCGGAAATCACAGTGTTGCCAAAAGAACTTGCTTTACCTGTGTCAAATTTCATGGCGTTTGTACACAAAACAGTAAATGACATCTCCAAACTTTATTTAGCCAATGCGAAAAGGTACAATTATACCACTCCAAAATCATTCTTGGAACTGATAGCACTTTATTCAAAGTTACTGCACGAAAAAGTAAAAGCCAATCTGGATCGTCGCTTGCGTTTGGAAAATGGACTCATTAAATTAGCAAGCTGTACAAAAGAGGTGGACGCCCTTCAGGATGTTCTAAAGGTTCAAGAAGTTGAACTAAAGATTAAAAACCAGGAAGCAGATAACCTTATTATAGTTGTTGGaactgaaaatgaaaaggtatccaaagaaagagcatttGCATCAAAAGAGGAAAAGAACGTTCGTCAAATAGAAGAGGATGTTACTGCTAAGGCCAAGCTTTGTGAAGAAGATTTTCTTAAGGCTCAACCCGCCCTAATAGCGGCCCAGGAAGCTCTTAAtacattaaacaaaaataatctGACAGAACTTAAATCTTTCGGGTCACCACCTGACGCTGTGGTAAGTGTTTGTGGAGCGGTATTGGTGCTATTCTCCAGCAAGGGAAAAATTCCAAAGGACCGCAGCTGGAAAGCTTGTCGGGCTTTGATGGGAAATGTTGATAAGTTTCTAGATAATCTTATTAATTATGATAAAAAACATATTCATCCGGACGTAATTAAAGCTCTCCAACCTTATATTTTGGATGCTGAATTTAGTCCGGAAAAAATATTAGCGAAGTCATCAGCAGCCGCTGGACTCTGTTCATGGgttattaatattaatcgGTTCTATGATGTTTATCTTGTCGTAGAGCCAAAGGAAAGAGCGCTTTTGGAATCGGagaaagaacttaaagatgcCCGTGATAAGTTAACTGCTCTAAACTTAAGGTTAACCGAACTAGAAGAACAACTTAATGCGTTACAAATGGAGTACGACGAAGCGCtagccaaaaaacaaaagtgcCAGGATGAGGCTGACAAAACTGCCTTTACAATAGATATAGCCAATCGATTGATTGGAGGCCTCGCAACAGAAAAAATACGTTGGATGGATTCCGTCAAAAG